The genomic region CCTACCTGCAGCGCCCAGGCTTGCTGGCTTCCGTCGGTCTGCTGCTGCTGCGCCTGAGCATCGGCGGACTGATGATTCACCACGGCCAAGAAAAGCTCGCCGATCCCCAGCAGTTCGCCAACACCTATGTGGCCTCGCTGCACCTGCCCTTCCCGCTGTTCTTCGCGTACGCCGCCGGCTTCTCGGAGCTGATTGGCAGCTGGCTGGTGATCCTGGGCCTGCTTACGCCCGTGGGTGCCCTGGCCCTCAGCGGCACGATGACGGTGGCGGCCTATCAGCACATCTCCACAGCCGGCTTCAACATCTATGTGCTGGAGCTGGTGGTCCTCTATCTAGGCGGCAGCCTCGCCCTGCTGTTCAACGGCCCCGGTCGCTTCTCCTTTGATGCCGGCATCGTGCCGGCTGTGCTCGACGACCTCAGCGCGACCAATGACCTTGAGCCTGCTTTCTCCTCACTGGACGCTGGCGAGCTGCGCGCCATACCGGTAACCGTCAACTCCAACGCCCGCGGATGAGCGGGCGTGTTGCTTTGGCCTTCTTCCTCTGGACTGACCTCCCTCGATCAACAGGGACCGAATCGGTAGGGGGAAATTGATGCAAGCATCCTTGGCTTTTGCTGCCTCCCTGCCACGTTTGTTGGATCGGCACCCCAGCTACTGCCCTGACTCACGGCTATCGCCATGAACCCACCGCTGATCTTTGTGGTGGCCCCGGCACTACAGCTGCCTGACGCCACCACTTCTCATGAGGTTCAGCAGCAAGCGCAGGCCGCAGGGCCCTCCACTGGTTTCGCTCTGCGGATCTTCAACCGGGGCGCTGAGCATCCCGATCTGGAGCTGCTTCCACTCGATGGTCGTCTTACCGGAGAGCAACGCCGCAGCAGTGATGGCACTCAGTTGCTCTGCGCCGCCCTGGTGGTTCGGATCGAACCCCGGCACCACTGGCTTGGTGTGTACCAGGGCGATCCGGAGGACCCAACCTGCCTGCGGTGCCTCGATCGCGTGGCGCTCAGCGAGCTGAGCAACGCCACCTGCTGGTTTTACCCCACCCACGACGGCACCTTCCTGAGCTGGGAGCGTGGCCTGCACCTCACCTTGAAGCCGGGCTCGATCGTCGATTGTCCTGAGGAGCTGAGTTCTGCGCCCTACGACCGCAGCCTGATCTCCGTGCTCTGGAGCCTGCTGGGCTCCGACCCGATGGCGACCTGGGGACGGTTCAGGGTCGACAACCAGGCCGAGCACAGCCTTGTCGTGGAGGACTGTCTAACGGTCTTCCCAGCTCCGCCGTTAGCGGGCTGATGCTTCCGGGCCGCCCAGTGATGACGCCGCTCCACTTTTGTGGCTGTAATGACCAGTTTGGCCGCATTCGTGATGCCCAGAACTGAAAAAAGTGGAAGCAGATTCAGTTAGGAAGTACGCCAATGACAAACAGATCGATCAGCTCAGGCTGCTGTGTCGCCCTCACTTGCCTGAAATGGAATACCGACGGCGAACTTTCGGCTTTTGATCTTCAATTAGTCCTAGGCCGATTGGCGCGGGTAGATCAGCATTTCGCCGCTATCTGGGGGAACAATCTGGATCTCGAACCAAGTCCTTCGATCAGCTGAACGCCATTGTCAGGTGCGGATCAGCCCAAGCCGCATCGTCAGCAGAGGCAGGCTGGCCCACGCTGCAGTGATGGCTTTCGTGAGCCGGGCCTCCGTGGCCGTGAAGGATTGCACCGAGACCAGGCCGGACTGGTTGCGAGCCTTAAGGATTGCTTTAGGTTTTGGCCGTGCTGGAGCTGCCGGTGGTTCAATCCTTTTCGCTTCTCGCCGCCACCGGTCTGGCAGGGCTGGCCCTGGTGAGCCTCTGCATCGCCTTCCTCTTCTGAGCATCCTGTTTTTCTGAACCGCTGCGTGTCTGTGGCGGCGCGGTGC from Cyanobium sp. Tous-M-B4 harbors:
- a CDS encoding DoxX family protein — translated: MSTYTLLELFGGFMAACVALWFISMNRFVAIDFPASRSAPLAGLVAAVAPAVRAYLQRPGLLASVGLLLLRLSIGGLMIHHGQEKLADPQQFANTYVASLHLPFPLFFAYAAGFSELIGSWLVILGLLTPVGALALSGTMTVAAYQHISTAGFNIYVLELVVLYLGGSLALLFNGPGRFSFDAGIVPAVLDDLSATNDLEPAFSSLDAGELRAIPVTVNSNARG